A stretch of the Chloroflexota bacterium genome encodes the following:
- a CDS encoding metal ABC transporter substrate-binding protein, whose translation MNAAGRKKPFINLLFFTSLIALLVASCSTPAGGSIASAPQSSEDHEHVSGAAIEMLTLPILEPAALNGDLLQVVATTSIIGDVVHHVGGENIELTTLMKPGQDPHSFEPAAQDLTTVSAADVIFVNGWNLEEALVSNLTAIGQDIPQVPVSAGIAPLAFGQDDDVLAHNTADPHAWFSVENVKQWVKNVQQALTALDPDNTQAFESNAREYLLELEDLERYAEAELAHIPTGNRFLVTNHDSLGYFADEYGFEILGTVIPGASTLAEPSARDMVGLIKVMQAHGICTIFSDSTNSDALAKTVAAELTGCDDVQVLPLYTGATGPAGSGADSYIGMFRANVETIARGLQ comes from the coding sequence ATGAATGCTGCTGGCCGGAAAAAACCTTTTATCAATCTGCTATTTTTCACAAGCTTGATTGCCTTGCTGGTGGCAAGCTGTTCGACGCCGGCCGGAGGTTCAATTGCTTCCGCTCCCCAAAGCAGCGAAGATCATGAACACGTTTCTGGCGCGGCAATTGAAATGCTTACACTGCCAATCCTGGAGCCAGCGGCTCTGAATGGCGATCTTTTGCAGGTAGTAGCAACGACCAGTATCATCGGCGACGTCGTACATCACGTGGGTGGTGAAAACATTGAGCTGACCACGCTGATGAAGCCCGGCCAGGACCCCCACAGCTTCGAACCGGCAGCGCAGGACCTGACGACGGTTTCAGCAGCCGATGTCATCTTTGTCAACGGCTGGAACCTGGAAGAAGCCCTCGTCTCCAATCTGACGGCCATCGGCCAGGACATCCCGCAGGTTCCTGTCTCAGCCGGCATTGCGCCCCTGGCGTTCGGCCAGGATGACGATGTCCTCGCCCACAACACAGCCGATCCCCATGCATGGTTCAGTGTCGAAAACGTAAAGCAGTGGGTGAAAAATGTTCAACAGGCCTTGACTGCCCTGGATCCGGACAACACACAGGCCTTCGAAAGCAACGCCAGAGAGTATCTGCTCGAACTTGAAGACCTCGAGCGTTATGCCGAAGCGGAGCTGGCACATATCCCGACCGGAAACCGATTTTTGGTTACCAATCACGACTCCCTGGGCTACTTTGCCGATGAATATGGCTTTGAGATCCTGGGCACAGTCATTCCAGGTGCCAGCACCCTGGCTGAACCCTCTGCCAGAGACATGGTGGGACTGATCAAGGTCATGCAGGCCCATGGCATCTGCACCATCTTTTCCGACAGCACCAACAGCGACGCCCTGGCGAAAACAGTAGCGGCCGAGTTGACCGGCTGCGATGATGTCCAGGTCCTGCCACTCTACACAGGGGCGACCGGACCTGCAGGCAGCGGCGCCGACAGTTATATTGGCATGTTTCGGGCGAATGTTGAGACGATCGCCCGTGGTTTGCAGTAG
- a CDS encoding metal ABC transporter ATP-binding protein: MPAERLAEYTFYPMDDLVRPRAYRGTVHTLDAPTLEMQNVYVAYAAGGNGATVNKAEQYALQAVSFQAEVGEQIAVVGPNGAGKSTLFKLIVGTIKPSRGTVQLYGHSPDKHICIAYVPQRSQIDWSFPATVEDVVMMGRVGRIGLFRRPKKQDWELVRASLDRVNANHLARKQIGELSGGQQQRVFIARALAQEAELLLLDEPLSGLDLPSQQAIFKVLESLRPDGVTVLLATHDLTLAAERFDRVMLLNRRLVAFDRGPSVLTAENLLAAYGGHMHRIDEEGAMLLADTCCDHDEPH, translated from the coding sequence TTGCCGGCTGAGCGCCTGGCAGAATACACTTTCTATCCTATGGATGACCTGGTACGACCGAGAGCCTATCGGGGCACGGTGCATACACTTGATGCACCAACCCTGGAGATGCAAAACGTATATGTGGCCTATGCCGCCGGAGGCAATGGTGCCACCGTAAACAAGGCGGAGCAGTACGCGCTGCAAGCTGTCTCCTTCCAGGCAGAGGTGGGAGAACAGATCGCAGTGGTCGGTCCCAATGGCGCCGGAAAGAGTACTCTGTTCAAGCTCATTGTGGGCACCATCAAACCGAGCAGGGGAACGGTTCAGTTGTATGGCCACTCCCCCGACAAGCATATCTGCATCGCCTACGTGCCCCAACGGAGCCAGATCGACTGGTCCTTCCCTGCCACAGTGGAGGATGTGGTGATGATGGGACGCGTCGGACGAATCGGTCTTTTCCGGCGTCCAAAAAAACAGGATTGGGAACTCGTCCGCGCCAGCCTGGACCGTGTCAACGCCAACCATCTTGCCCGGAAGCAGATCGGTGAACTCTCAGGCGGCCAACAGCAGCGGGTTTTCATCGCCCGGGCCCTGGCCCAGGAAGCGGAGCTATTATTGCTGGACGAGCCGTTGTCCGGCCTGGATTTACCCAGTCAGCAGGCCATCTTCAAGGTCCTGGAGAGCCTGCGCCCCGATGGGGTGACCGTATTGCTTGCGACTCACGATCTGACTCTGGCGGCGGAACGCTTCGACCGGGTGATGTTGCTCAACAGGCGTCTGGTTGCTTTCGATCGGGGACCCTCCGTTCTTACAGCGGAAAACTTGCTGGCTGCCTACGGCGGCCACATGCACCGCATCGACGAAGAGGGCGCCATGCTGTTGGCGGACACCTGCTGCGATCACGATGAGCCTCATTAA
- a CDS encoding metal ABC transporter permease, giving the protein MHWLLEPLQYDFIVRAMLAAIIVGIVCSVLGTYVVLRGMAFFGDALAHTILPGVVIAFLIGWPLAIGALIFGILTALGIGVLTERGTLKEDTAIGVIFAALFALGVALLSMSGNYTVDLAHFLFGNLLGVSTTDLLVIAGLSAIVLVTVILFYKEFLVISFDPILAITLRLPSTLLRYLLLVLIAITIVTALQVVGIALMLAMFVTPAAAASLLTRRLPAMMGVAAFIGALSGILGVYASYYLNIASGAAVVLVATAIFLIVFLFAPQRGYIWRWA; this is encoded by the coding sequence ATGCACTGGCTACTCGAACCCCTTCAATACGATTTTATCGTCCGGGCCATGCTCGCGGCGATCATCGTGGGCATCGTCTGCTCGGTATTGGGAACCTACGTGGTCCTGCGAGGCATGGCCTTTTTTGGCGATGCCCTTGCCCACACCATTCTTCCCGGCGTGGTGATCGCTTTTTTGATCGGCTGGCCCCTGGCCATCGGCGCCTTGATCTTTGGCATTCTGACCGCGTTGGGCATCGGCGTATTGACGGAGCGAGGCACACTCAAGGAGGATACGGCAATCGGCGTGATCTTTGCCGCACTGTTCGCGCTCGGGGTTGCCCTGTTATCGATGTCAGGCAATTACACGGTCGACCTGGCTCACTTTCTCTTCGGCAATCTGCTTGGCGTCTCGACCACCGATCTGCTGGTAATTGCCGGACTGAGCGCAATCGTGCTGGTCACTGTTATTCTCTTTTACAAGGAATTCCTGGTCATCTCCTTTGATCCGATCCTGGCCATCACCCTGCGACTTCCAAGTACACTCCTGCGCTACCTCCTGCTGGTACTGATTGCTATCACCATCGTGACTGCCTTGCAGGTAGTAGGCATCGCCCTGATGCTGGCCATGTTTGTCACGCCTGCGGCGGCGGCCTCCCTGCTGACGCGGCGCTTGCCAGCGATGATGGGGGTCGCTGCGTTCATCGGCGCCCTTTCCGGCATTCTTGGAGTCTATGCGTCCTATTATCTCAACATCGCTTCGGGTGCAGCAGTGGTATTGGTCGCCACGGCGATTTTCCTGATCGTATTCCTGTTTGCACCGCAACGGGGCTACATCTGGCGGTGGGCATAA
- a CDS encoding Fur family transcriptional regulator, with product MTSQAEQLTNALADNDYRITHARQAIIKCLVQSGGHISADGLATLVRADAPHVGRATVFRTLELLSELGMIRPVYQGTGAAHYVLMDRGSHHHLICCRCHQVIEFDDCLEHEITQALGQRFRFQVQSHLLEVFGLCEACWRA from the coding sequence ATGACCAGTCAGGCTGAACAACTGACCAATGCGTTGGCAGACAACGACTACCGGATAACCCATGCCCGGCAGGCGATCATCAAGTGTCTGGTGCAAAGTGGCGGCCATATCAGCGCCGACGGTCTGGCAACGTTGGTTCGGGCGGATGCGCCGCATGTGGGGCGTGCAACCGTCTTCCGCACGCTGGAATTGCTCAGCGAATTGGGCATGATTCGGCCGGTATACCAGGGAACGGGAGCAGCCCACTATGTGCTGATGGATCGGGGAAGTCACCACCACTTGATCTGCTGTCGCTGTCACCAGGTCATCGAATTCGACGATTGCCTGGAACATGAGATCACTCAGGCGCTCGGCCAACGGTTCAGGTTCCAGGTTCAGAGTCATCTGCTTGAAGTGTTTGGTCTCTGTGAGGCCTGCTGGCGAGCATGA
- a CDS encoding GDP-mannose 4,6-dehydratase codes for MDEINQPVLVTGAAGFIGSNLCDALLADGHQVIGLDSFTDYYDRKVKGANLADALASPRFRFIEADLLQADLPAIFKEVNLVYHLAGQPGVRGSWGQQFEVYARNNILATQRLLESSLEAGGVPVVYASSSSLYGNLPTMPLQEDMVPAPVSPYGVTKLAAEHLCGLYSAVHGLPTVSLRLFTVYGPRQRPDMAFQRFLTAQRVGQEITIYGDGTQTRDFTYVGDVVRAFRLAADLFHSGRDSADGRGRRFNIAGGSRASIREVLSLVAQITGQELHVRYLAHQPGDVRDTWADTAQARQHLGFQAQLSLEEGLTRQWQHIRSQVEAAPNPPCQPLPAEGEHRLPDQLP; via the coding sequence ATGGACGAAATCAATCAACCGGTTTTGGTGACCGGTGCGGCCGGCTTTATCGGCTCCAATCTCTGTGACGCCTTGCTCGCAGATGGGCATCAGGTCATCGGCCTGGACAGCTTTACCGATTATTATGATCGAAAGGTCAAGGGGGCCAACCTGGCGGACGCCCTGGCGTCACCCCGTTTTCGTTTCATCGAGGCCGATCTGTTGCAGGCCGATCTGCCTGCCATTTTCAAGGAAGTAAATCTGGTCTATCATCTGGCGGGGCAGCCAGGGGTCCGGGGAAGTTGGGGCCAACAGTTTGAGGTCTACGCACGTAACAACATCCTGGCAACTCAGCGCCTGCTCGAGAGTTCCCTTGAGGCAGGTGGCGTCCCTGTGGTTTACGCCTCTTCTTCGTCTCTTTACGGCAACCTTCCCACGATGCCGTTGCAGGAGGATATGGTGCCTGCGCCGGTGAGTCCCTATGGGGTCACCAAGTTGGCGGCTGAGCACCTGTGTGGACTCTATTCGGCGGTCCACGGTCTGCCCACCGTCTCGCTACGCCTGTTTACGGTCTATGGACCTCGCCAGCGTCCCGATATGGCCTTCCAGCGCTTCCTTACTGCTCAAAGGGTTGGGCAGGAGATCACCATTTACGGCGATGGCACCCAGACCCGCGACTTCACCTATGTCGGCGACGTCGTCAGGGCATTTCGGCTGGCCGCAGACTTGTTTCACTCCGGGCGTGATTCTGCTGACGGACGGGGCCGGCGCTTCAACATTGCCGGCGGTTCGCGGGCATCTATCCGCGAGGTCTTATCCCTGGTGGCCCAGATCACCGGTCAGGAGTTACATGTGCGCTACCTGGCCCACCAGCCCGGGGACGTGCGGGATACGTGGGCCGACACAGCCCAGGCCAGGCAACACCTGGGCTTTCAGGCCCAACTCAGCCTGGAAGAGGGATTGACCCGGCAGTGGCAACACATTAGAAGCCAGGTGGAAGCAGCACCCAACCCTCCTTGTCAGCCCCTTCCGGCTGAAGGGGAACACCGGTTGCCCGATCAACTACCCTGA
- a CDS encoding glycosyltransferase family 2 protein: MNPELSIVIPLYNEADNVQPLYDELTAALTQIGRPYEVIVIDDGSTDNSFSLLRDIHERDPRWQIIRFRRNFGQSAGFAAGFDAARGDIVITSDADLQNDPQDISKLLDKMAEGYDIVSGWRVDRKEPFLTRRLPSIIANRMISDATDVVLHDYGCSLKAYSNEVVKGINLYGELHRFIPALASWMGVVVAEVPVNDRARLHGTSKYGISRTFRVFLDLIAVRFFLGYSTRPLHVFGGLGLISFGLGFLIGLYLTFAKFALEQDIGDRPLLLLAVMLVILGVQMVSMGLLAEMITRTYFESQDKPIYVVRERLGPEPEAST; encoded by the coding sequence ATGAATCCGGAACTCTCAATCGTAATTCCCCTTTACAATGAAGCGGATAATGTCCAGCCTCTGTATGACGAGTTGACCGCGGCCTTGACCCAAATCGGCCGGCCCTACGAGGTGATCGTGATCGATGATGGCAGCACTGACAACAGTTTTTCGCTGCTACGGGATATTCATGAGCGCGATCCTCGCTGGCAAATCATACGCTTTCGCCGCAATTTTGGACAATCAGCCGGTTTCGCTGCCGGTTTCGACGCCGCGCGAGGGGACATCGTCATCACCAGCGATGCCGATCTTCAGAACGATCCACAAGACATTTCCAAGCTGCTGGACAAGATGGCTGAAGGCTATGATATCGTCAGCGGTTGGCGCGTTGACCGAAAAGAACCCTTTCTGACCCGCCGCCTGCCTTCCATCATCGCAAACCGGATGATCTCCGATGCAACGGACGTCGTTTTGCACGACTACGGCTGCTCCCTGAAGGCTTACAGCAACGAGGTAGTCAAGGGCATCAACCTGTACGGCGAATTGCACCGTTTTATCCCGGCGCTGGCCAGTTGGATGGGCGTGGTGGTGGCCGAAGTACCGGTGAACGACCGCGCCCGGCTTCACGGGACAAGCAAGTACGGTATCAGCCGTACCTTTCGGGTCTTCCTCGACCTGATCGCTGTGCGCTTCTTCCTGGGTTACTCCACCAGGCCGTTGCATGTTTTTGGCGGCCTGGGCTTGATATCCTTCGGTCTGGGGTTTCTGATAGGGCTGTACCTGACATTCGCCAAGTTTGCACTGGAGCAGGACATTGGCGACCGTCCCCTCCTGCTACTGGCGGTAATGTTGGTGATCCTGGGTGTGCAGATGGTCAGCATGGGGCTGTTGGCCGAGATGATCACGCGCACCTACTTCGAGTCCCAGGACAAACCTATCTACGTTGTTCGCGAGCGCCTGGGACCGGAGCCCGAGGCCTCGACGTAA
- a CDS encoding lysylphosphatidylglycerol synthase transmembrane domain-containing protein has protein sequence MTPDDKPGRLPISRKHIRGVVQVAISIAFLTIVLRQIGWHELKDALSRMDLAWLGVAFALFLLGVVVRAARWQVLLNDLGVHRPLNELTMWYFVGGFFNVILPTGFGGDAVRVVELSQDTHQPGPVLNSVLVDRYMGLMVLLAMGLTAGLLQPAVAPPQVLIVIGTLFFGGLVAAWALTRPWWQRWQEREDLFGRVVQKSGLPTISSALTHYTPAGIAKVLLISLVFNLLLIGWNMAIAQGLDLHLSLTAYLVFVPLTSVALLLPAFGGLGVRELTYVALLSSIGVPKSSALALSLGVYVITVGTGLIGGILYLTQGLRRVRGTT, from the coding sequence ATGACTCCCGATGATAAGCCGGGGCGCCTGCCCATTAGTCGAAAACACATCCGTGGCGTCGTTCAGGTGGCGATCAGCATTGCTTTCCTGACTATTGTCCTGCGCCAGATTGGGTGGCACGAGTTAAAAGATGCGTTATCCCGCATGGATCTGGCATGGCTCGGCGTCGCATTCGCGCTGTTTCTGTTGGGTGTCGTCGTTCGAGCCGCCCGATGGCAGGTCCTGTTGAACGATCTGGGGGTACACCGCCCTCTCAATGAGTTGACGATGTGGTATTTCGTGGGAGGATTCTTCAACGTCATCTTGCCGACCGGCTTCGGGGGAGACGCAGTGCGGGTTGTGGAGCTTTCCCAGGATACCCACCAGCCCGGACCGGTATTGAACAGCGTGCTGGTCGATCGTTATATGGGGTTGATGGTGTTACTGGCAATGGGCTTGACCGCGGGTCTGTTGCAGCCAGCCGTCGCTCCGCCCCAGGTACTGATTGTAATTGGCACCCTGTTTTTCGGCGGCCTGGTGGCAGCCTGGGCTCTAACTCGCCCCTGGTGGCAGCGTTGGCAGGAGCGAGAGGATCTCTTTGGTCGGGTCGTACAAAAGTCGGGGCTTCCGACCATCTCCTCTGCCCTGACGCACTACACGCCGGCCGGCATTGCTAAGGTCCTGCTGATTTCCCTGGTTTTTAACCTGCTTCTGATCGGCTGGAACATGGCCATCGCGCAGGGATTGGACCTGCATCTGTCGCTGACGGCCTACCTGGTTTTTGTGCCGTTGACCTCCGTAGCGCTGTTGCTGCCAGCATTTGGTGGCCTTGGCGTGCGCGAGTTGACCTATGTTGCCTTGCTTAGCAGTATCGGCGTACCCAAATCGAGTGCCCTGGCCCTTTCCCTGGGCGTCTACGTCATCACCGTAGGCACCGGGTTGATAGGCGGGATTCTCTACCTGACCCAAGGACTGCGGCGGGTTCGAGGAACGACGTAA
- a CDS encoding DUF2079 domain-containing protein gives MKRRFEVDPAVARAVVWLLILTYSALFIWLSVTRHQSHHSQAYDLGNVNQAFWNTVRGRPLFFTNWRGVELSLATDSRLAMHVEPIYFLIAPIYALWQKPETLLVLQTVILALGAWPVYWLARDHLESRVAGIAFAAVYLLFPGLQAANLWEFHAVALAAPLLLFAFYYGQAGRWWLLWVFAILAMATKEEIPLTVFVIGLFFIIQGMRQSSLSGSSAQIDSESSQRSFLAMLAARHGLALSMVAIIWFFAAVFVIIPSFEGGGSPYLSYFQHLISDTPSEAAGSGSIEGLLAKAFSARNIDYLIDLYTPVAFLSFLNPLTMAFSFPDLAINLLSDHEPMHFVQKYHYTAPLVPGVMISAILGTAWLAGMAAKRSRLSKRSVALLLVFVVLVSTAYYQYYHGYTPLARAFEPYQVTEHDRLGNRIANEIPVDVAVSAERYLNPQVSGRETLFRYPYIDGADVIFVDLADFENVGGGLYGITRKILNGDEFGLVHAEDGYLLLERGKSSDLNLTDDFFGFARIPLDDRGNPQVQPEYPVDIVFGDVLRLIGFDVSAARRTEMPQTPLQFDLYWQTLEPLEENYQIALYLLDANGEVVGGPDYRWEPGLQFWYPTSRWPVTDTVTVPMRNMPWWTAQYDEYSVAVAVLTDKEAWDVSARLKAEILDEPTARYRLADEDTLVELMSFRTDVGEMPVPIEPASEFELPRGIYSTERDWINGIQLLGYDISPRRIRSGEGLEVTLYWRTQQEIDTDYTVFVHVVDDQGRLVGQHDAPPDMAGYPTSRWRVADIVPDRHRLSIPPDAPSGDYTIHLGLYRPSTGERLLLDDGSDALLLPVLGLDGLF, from the coding sequence ATGAAGCGCCGTTTTGAGGTCGATCCCGCAGTGGCCCGTGCTGTAGTGTGGTTGCTGATTCTGACTTATAGCGCATTGTTCATCTGGTTGTCGGTAACCCGACATCAGTCGCATCACAGTCAGGCCTACGATCTGGGAAATGTGAACCAGGCTTTCTGGAACACGGTGCGTGGTCGTCCACTTTTTTTCACCAACTGGCGGGGCGTTGAACTGTCTCTGGCTACTGACAGTCGGCTCGCTATGCATGTCGAGCCGATCTACTTCCTCATTGCGCCCATCTATGCACTGTGGCAGAAGCCGGAGACCCTGCTGGTTCTTCAGACGGTGATCCTTGCCCTGGGGGCCTGGCCTGTCTATTGGCTTGCCCGTGATCATCTCGAAAGCCGGGTCGCTGGCATCGCCTTTGCGGCCGTCTATCTGCTCTTTCCCGGACTGCAGGCAGCCAATCTCTGGGAATTCCATGCCGTGGCATTGGCTGCTCCACTGCTGCTCTTTGCCTTCTATTACGGCCAGGCGGGCCGTTGGTGGCTGTTATGGGTGTTCGCCATACTCGCCATGGCCACCAAGGAGGAGATTCCCCTCACAGTCTTTGTAATTGGCCTCTTTTTCATCATCCAGGGCATGCGGCAAAGCAGTCTTTCTGGATCCTCCGCTCAAATTGATTCCGAATCCTCCCAGCGGTCGTTTCTTGCGATGCTCGCGGCGCGCCATGGCCTGGCCCTATCGATGGTGGCAATCATCTGGTTTTTCGCGGCAGTCTTCGTGATCATTCCTTCATTTGAAGGAGGTGGTTCACCCTATCTGAGTTACTTTCAACACTTGATCAGCGATACCCCGAGCGAAGCAGCTGGGTCAGGTTCAATTGAGGGGCTCCTGGCAAAGGCGTTTTCCGCACGCAACATCGACTACCTGATCGATCTCTACACGCCGGTTGCCTTTCTTTCCTTCCTTAACCCCCTGACCATGGCCTTTTCCTTTCCCGACCTGGCGATCAACCTGTTGAGCGACCACGAGCCGATGCATTTCGTGCAAAAGTATCACTACACGGCCCCTCTGGTGCCCGGTGTGATGATTTCAGCTATTTTGGGAACTGCCTGGCTGGCGGGGATGGCGGCAAAACGGTCAAGACTTTCAAAGCGCTCAGTGGCGTTGCTCTTGGTCTTTGTCGTGTTGGTATCGACGGCCTATTACCAATATTATCACGGCTATACACCGTTGGCTCGGGCGTTTGAACCCTATCAGGTTACCGAGCACGATCGATTGGGCAACAGGATTGCTAATGAGATACCGGTCGATGTAGCGGTGTCGGCCGAGCGCTATTTGAATCCTCAGGTGAGCGGCCGTGAAACCCTGTTTCGTTATCCTTACATCGACGGTGCCGATGTCATATTTGTGGATCTGGCCGACTTCGAAAATGTTGGCGGAGGCCTGTATGGAATAACCAGAAAGATTCTCAACGGCGATGAGTTCGGTCTGGTGCATGCGGAGGATGGGTATTTGTTACTGGAAAGAGGGAAATCTTCCGATCTCAACCTGACCGATGACTTCTTTGGCTTCGCCCGGATCCCGTTGGATGACCGGGGGAACCCCCAGGTGCAGCCTGAGTATCCTGTAGACATCGTCTTCGGCGATGTGTTGCGCCTGATCGGATTCGATGTCAGTGCCGCTCGGCGTACTGAGATGCCCCAGACCCCGCTCCAGTTCGATCTCTATTGGCAAACGCTGGAACCGTTGGAGGAGAACTATCAAATCGCGCTCTACCTGCTGGATGCGAACGGGGAGGTCGTGGGCGGACCTGATTATCGTTGGGAACCAGGCCTCCAGTTCTGGTATCCTACATCGAGATGGCCGGTAACCGATACAGTCACCGTACCGATGCGGAACATGCCCTGGTGGACGGCACAATACGACGAATACAGCGTGGCTGTGGCTGTCTTAACGGATAAGGAAGCATGGGATGTGAGTGCGCGTCTGAAAGCGGAGATCCTTGACGAACCCACCGCCCGTTACCGGCTTGCCGACGAAGATACTCTGGTGGAATTGATGAGCTTTCGAACTGATGTCGGTGAAATGCCTGTGCCCATTGAGCCAGCGAGCGAATTCGAGCTGCCCCGAGGTATTTACTCCACCGAGCGTGATTGGATCAACGGAATACAGTTGCTCGGATACGACATCAGCCCGCGCAGGATACGTTCAGGCGAAGGTCTGGAGGTTACCCTTTACTGGCGAACTCAGCAAGAGATCGATACCGATTACACCGTCTTCGTTCACGTGGTCGACGACCAGGGCAGGTTGGTGGGGCAGCATGATGCCCCACCAGACATGGCCGGCTATCCCACCTCTCGGTGGCGGGTTGCTGACATCGTCCCTGACAGACATCGCCTGTCGATCCCGCCCGACGCTCCTTCTGGTGATTACACAATTCATTTGGGCCTCTATCGGCCCTCCACCGGGGAACGGCTGCTGTTGGATGATGGGTCCGATGCTCTGTTACTGCCGGTTCTTGGTCTGGATGGGCTCTTTTAA
- a CDS encoding DUF6798 domain-containing protein: protein MTNEKNEKTLDFNRRWLPLLVLFLFWAAAFGLAYTQWPLFSGNQNTKFLHGLAGAGFGYLGEDWLANTLDPLPAFSWLVRLTSSILPLFIFYLYHALLLGVYLASIAGIAGEVFPLKQTRAGLILFAVVIIALHARLLPPFSYEVLDITEVKDATLGWLLHAGVAGQYLLNPIFQPSTFGVLLVASIYLFLIGRSYWAVVLAALASVFHSAYLPTSATLTLSYMLIILVDGWRAGRGLRNAIRPALITGLLSLAVVAPAVIYSSVLFAPTSPKVWQQAQDIIVNFRIPHHSLPAIWFDNTVLVKLAVVVVALVLVRRSRLFPIMLLASSVAVLGTVAQVLTGSDSLAFIAPWRISALLVPLSSAMIVAWLIAILFQRFPRFVARFEWIIIALSLLWLVLLVYRGSVATRDGFQERRANVRIPMLEYVHSTRAPGQLYLTPTNIMEFRLETGAPQFITWKSHPYKDVEVVEWQKRIVSADDFYQQPSCEKLGDLAGRHGITHVVLEHSQVPDGCPGLIELFRDEHYRVALVEGTEQ from the coding sequence ATGACGAACGAAAAAAACGAGAAGACTTTGGATTTCAACAGGCGCTGGTTGCCGCTGCTTGTCCTTTTTCTCTTCTGGGCAGCAGCTTTCGGCCTTGCCTATACCCAATGGCCCCTCTTTTCTGGAAACCAGAACACCAAGTTCCTTCACGGTTTGGCCGGCGCAGGCTTCGGTTACCTGGGTGAGGATTGGCTGGCCAACACCCTGGATCCCCTTCCAGCATTCAGCTGGTTGGTGCGTCTGACCAGTAGCATCCTGCCTCTCTTCATTTTTTACCTCTACCACGCGCTGCTTCTGGGTGTCTACCTGGCCAGCATCGCCGGCATCGCTGGCGAGGTCTTCCCGTTGAAGCAGACGCGTGCCGGGTTGATCCTCTTCGCTGTCGTGATCATTGCCCTGCATGCCAGGCTGCTGCCTCCCTTTTCCTATGAGGTACTGGATATCACTGAGGTAAAGGATGCTACCTTGGGATGGCTTCTGCACGCGGGAGTAGCCGGCCAATATCTGTTAAATCCCATTTTTCAGCCCAGTACCTTTGGGGTATTGCTTGTCGCCTCTATCTATCTCTTTCTGATTGGCCGCAGCTATTGGGCAGTCGTGCTGGCAGCCCTGGCGAGCGTGTTTCATTCAGCATATCTCCCCACATCGGCGACGCTGACCCTCTCTTATATGCTCATCATCCTGGTTGATGGCTGGCGTGCGGGGCGCGGGCTGCGGAATGCAATACGCCCCGCCTTGATCACTGGCCTGCTCTCTCTGGCGGTGGTGGCACCCGCCGTGATCTACAGCAGTGTGCTCTTCGCGCCGACGTCTCCGAAGGTGTGGCAGCAGGCCCAGGACATCATCGTCAACTTCCGCATCCCTCATCATTCCCTGCCAGCCATTTGGTTCGACAATACCGTGCTGGTCAAATTGGCTGTCGTGGTCGTTGCATTGGTGCTGGTGCGTCGCTCTCGTCTTTTTCCCATCATGCTGCTGGCCTCTTCGGTTGCCGTTCTGGGCACGGTGGCGCAGGTGTTGACCGGAAGCGATAGCCTGGCCTTCATCGCTCCCTGGCGAATCTCGGCCCTGTTGGTACCTCTCTCCAGTGCGATGATCGTGGCGTGGTTGATAGCTATCCTCTTCCAGCGCTTTCCGAGGTTCGTGGCACGTTTTGAGTGGATAATCATCGCGCTTAGCTTGCTGTGGCTGGTTTTGCTGGTGTACCGGGGCAGCGTGGCCACGCGCGACGGTTTCCAGGAGCGCCGCGCGAATGTTCGAATCCCCATGTTGGAATACGTGCATAGCACGAGGGCCCCGGGTCAGCTTTACCTGACCCCAACGAATATCATGGAGTTCCGGCTGGAGACCGGAGCGCCTCAGTTCATTACCTGGAAATCCCATCCCTACAAGGATGTAGAAGTTGTCGAATGGCAGAAGCGGATTGTTTCCGCCGACGACTTCTACCAGCAGCCGAGTTGCGAAAAGCTTGGTGATCTGGCCGGGCGCCACGGGATCACCCATGTGGTTCTTGAACATAGCCAGGTCCCGGACGGATGTCCCGGTCTGATTGAACTGTTTCGGGATGAGCACTATCGTGTTGCCCTTGTTGAGGGAACCGAGCAATAG